GCGCCAGCCCGAACCGCCGTACGACCTGGCGGCCGACCGCACACTGGCCGACCAGATCGCCACGGTCCACGCGAAGCGCTGCGGCGCCTGCCACGCACCCGCCCAGGTGTCGCGCCTCGACTGGGTGGCGCTCCGCCAGCCCGCCGCCAGCCTCTTCCTCACCGCGCCCCTGGCCAGGGAGGCCGGCGGAACCGCGAAGTGCAAGGACGCGGTGTACCGCGACACGAGCGACCCCGACTACAAGGCGGTGCGCGAACTCGTCGAAGCGGCGGCGCGCCGGGCCTGGGCGCTCCCGCGCCGCGACCTCAGGGCATTGCAGGCGCAAGAGGCGCATGCCGCGCGCCCCGCTCCCTGAGGCGTGCCGGCGAGGAGGGGCCGGCGCCCGCTCTGGCTGTGCCGCTTGACTTTTGGTGCCAAATCCCCAGAATACACCCAAAGCCAGCCCCGACTTCACACAGGAGGTGAGAGCCTTGGCGGACGAAACGAAGGTGCTGCTCAGCGAAAAGGACATGCCCACGGCATGGTATAACATCATGGCGGACGCGCCCGAGTCGCCAGCGCCCCCCCTGAACCCCGCCACGAAGCAGCCCATTGACCCCTCCGCGCTCGCCCGCATCTTCCCGATGGGTCTCATCGAGCAAGAGGCGAGCCCGAAGCGGTGGATTGACATCCCCGGCGAGGTGCTCGACATCTACCGCCTGTGGCGGCCCTCGCCCCTGCACCGGGCCCGGCGCCTCGAGAAGGCCCTGAACACCCCCGCCCGCATCTACTTCAAGAACGAAAGCGTGAGCCCGGCCGGCAGCCACAAGCCCAACACCGCCGTAGCCCAGGCCTACTACAACAAGAAAGAAGGCATCCGCCGCCTCTCGACCGAGACCGGCGCCGGCCAGTGGGGCAGCGCGCTCTCGTTCGCCTGCAACCTCTTCGGCCTCGAGTGCCTCGTCTACATGGTGAAGATCAGCTACGAGCAGAAGCCCTACCGCAAGCTGATGATGCAGACCTGGGGCGCGACGATCTTCCCCAGCCCCAGCAACACCACGAACGCCGGCCGCGCCATTCTCGCGGCGGACCCCGACTGCCCCGGCAGCCTGGGCATGGCCATCAGTGAGGCCATCGAGGTGGCCGCCACCAACGACGACACGAATTACTCGCTCGGCAGCGTGCTCAACCACGTGCTGCTGCATCAGACCGTCGTCGGCCTCGAGACCAAGAAGCAGCTCGAACGGGCAGGCGACTCTGCGGACATCCTGATCGGCTGCGTGGGCGGGGGCAGCAACTTCGCCGGCCTCGCCTTCCCCTTCTACCCCGACAAGGCCGCGGGCAAGGCGATCCGCATGGTGGCCGTCGAGCCCAAGGCCTGCCCCACCATCACGCGCGGCAGCTACCGCTACGACTTCGGCGACACGGCCAAAACCACGCCGCTGCTCAAGATGCACACGCTCGGCCACGGCTTCGTGCCGCCCAGAATCCACGCCGGCGGCCTGCGCTACCACGGCATGGCGCCGCTCGTGAGCCTCATGGTCAAGGCCAAGCAGGTCGAGGCCGTCGCCGTCCACCAGAACGCCGCCTTCGATGCCGCCGTGCTCTTCGCGCGCACCGAGGGCATCATCCCCGCCCCCGAGACATCGCACGCGATCCGCGTGGCCATTGACGAGGCCATTCGGTGCCGAGAGGCCGGCCAGTCGAAGGCCATCGTGTTCAACTTCAGCGGGCACGGCCACTTCGACCTCGCGTCCTACGAGCAGTACTTCGCCAAGAAGCTCGAGGACTTCGAGTACCCCGAGCACGAAATCGAGGAGGCGATGAAGGACGTTCCCGTGGTCGAGTGACCCTTTCGGGGCGCGTCGGGCGGAGCCGCAACACTCTTGTGAGGGGGCGTGCAAGATGAAGCGGAGCATGGCGCTCAGGCTGTTGCTGGCGGCGGCGCTGGGGGCAGGGGCGGCGCGGCTCGCCATCGCGGGCGCGCCCAATGCCAGCCTGGCGGGGGCCACACGGGGCACGCTCGACATCGTGCTGCCATACTACCCCCCCTCGGCCCGGGCGCTCGGCCTCGGCCGCGCCACCGTGGCGCTCGAGGGGGTAGACTCCCACAACCCCGCCGCACTCGGCTTCTTCAAGGGCATTGACCTCTCC
This sequence is a window from Planctomycetota bacterium. Protein-coding genes within it:
- a CDS encoding TrpB-like pyridoxal phosphate-dependent enzyme; translation: MADETKVLLSEKDMPTAWYNIMADAPESPAPPLNPATKQPIDPSALARIFPMGLIEQEASPKRWIDIPGEVLDIYRLWRPSPLHRARRLEKALNTPARIYFKNESVSPAGSHKPNTAVAQAYYNKKEGIRRLSTETGAGQWGSALSFACNLFGLECLVYMVKISYEQKPYRKLMMQTWGATIFPSPSNTTNAGRAILAADPDCPGSLGMAISEAIEVAATNDDTNYSLGSVLNHVLLHQTVVGLETKKQLERAGDSADILIGCVGGGSNFAGLAFPFYPDKAAGKAIRMVAVEPKACPTITRGSYRYDFGDTAKTTPLLKMHTLGHGFVPPRIHAGGLRYHGMAPLVSLMVKAKQVEAVAVHQNAAFDAAVLFARTEGIIPAPETSHAIRVAIDEAIRCREAGQSKAIVFNFSGHGHFDLASYEQYFAKKLEDFEYPEHEIEEAMKDVPVVE